The following proteins are encoded in a genomic region of Melopsittacus undulatus isolate bMelUnd1 chromosome 8, bMelUnd1.mat.Z, whole genome shotgun sequence:
- the NTN3 gene encoding netrin-3 → MEVLQLLRLLLTTAMLGLSQTVNPFVAQQTLPDPCYDESGAPRRCIPEFVNAAFGKEVQASSTCGKPPTRHCNASDPRRAHPPAYLTDLNTASNMTCWRSETLHYSPQNVTLTLSLGKKFEVVYVSLQFCSPRPESTAILKSMDYGKTWVPYQYYSSQCRKIYGKPSKATVTKQNEQEALCTDGLTDLYPLTGGLIAFSTLDGRPSAQDFDSSPVLQDWVTATDIRVVFSRPHLFRDLGSRDAAEDEGGTSSTPYYYAVGELQVGGRCKCNGHAARCVKDKEQKLVCDCKHNTEGPECDRCKPFHYDRPWQRATAREANECLACNCNLHARRCRFNMELYKLSGRKSGGVCLNCRHNTAGRHCHYCKEGFYRDLSKSITDRKACKACDCHPVGAAGKTCNQTTGQCPCKDGVTGLTCNRCAKGYQQSRSPVAPCIKIPAINPTSLVTSTEAPADCDSYCKPAKGNYKINMKKYCKKDYVVQVNILEMETVANWAKFTINILSVYKCRDERVKRGDNVLWIHLKDLSCKCPKIQISKKYLVMGISENSTDRPGLMADKNSLVIQWRDAWTRRLRKLQRREKKGKCVKP, encoded by the exons ATGGaggtcctgcagctcctgcgCCTGCTCCTCACCACTGCCATGCTGGGCCTCTCCCAGACTGTGAACCCCTTCGTGGCCCAGCAGACCCTTCCGGACCCTTGCTACGATGAAAGTGGTGCTCCTCGTCGCTGCATCCCTGAATTCGTCAATGCTGCCTTTGGGAAGGAGGTCCAAGCCTCCAGCACGTGTGGGAAGCCCCCAACACGGCATTGCAACGCCTCGGACCCACGCCGAGCCCACCCGCCTGCCTACCTGACCGACCTCAACACCGCATCCAATATGACATGCTGGCGCTCTGAGACCCTCCACTACTCACCTCAGAATGtcaccctcaccctctccctcgGCAAGAAGTTTGAGGTGGTCTATGTCAGTCTCCAGTTCTGCTCTCCCCGGCCAGAATCCACCGCCATCCTCAAGTCCATGGACTACGGCAAGACCTGGGTGCCATACCAGTACTACTCCTCCCAGTGCCGTAAGATCTACGGCAagcccagcaaagccactgtcaCCAAGCAGAATGAGCAGGAGGCCCTCTGCACTGATGGCCTCACCGACCTCTACCCACTCACCGGCGGGCTCATCGCCTTCAGCACCCTTGATGGGCGACCCTCTGCTCAGGACTTCGACAGCAGCCCTGTGCTCCAGGACTGGGTGACGGCCACCGACATCCGTGTGGTCTTCAGCCGCCCGCACCTCTTCCGTGACCTGGGCAGCCGGGATGCTGCGGAGGACGAGGGGGGCACCAGCTCCACCCCGTATTACTATGCAGTAGGGGAGTTGCAGGTCGGTGGGCGCTGCAAGTGCAATGGGCATGCGGCACGCTGTGTGAAGGACAAGGAGCAGAAGCTGGTGTGTGACTGCAAGCACAACACTGAGGGGCCCGAGTGCGACCGTTGCAAGCCCTTCCACTATGATCGACCCTGGCAGCGAGCCACAGCTCGTGAGGCCAATGAGTGTCTGG CCTGTAACTGCAACCTGCACGCCCGGCGCTGCCGCTTCAACATGGAGCTGTACAAGCTCTCAGGCAGGAAGAGCGGCGGCGTGTGCCTCAACTGCCGGCACAACACTGCAGGACGGCACTGCCACTACTGCAAGGAGGGTTTCTACCGGGACCTCAGCAAGTCCATCACGGACCGCAAAGCCTGCAAAG CTTGTGACTGCCACCCTGTTGGCGCAGCTGGCAAGACCTGCAACCAGACGACAGGGCAGTGCCCGTGCAAGGACGGCGTGACCGGTCTCACCTGCAACCGCTGTGCTAAGGGCTACCAGCAGAGCCGCTCACCAGTGGCCCCCTGCATCA aGATCCCTGCCATCAACCCCACCTCCCTGGTCACCAGCACTGAGGCACCTGCAG ACTGTGACTCCTACTGCAAGCCAGCCAAGGGCAACTACAAGATTAACATGAAGAAGTACTGCAAGAAGGACTATG TGGTCCAGGTGAACATCCTCGAAATGGAGACGGTGGCCAACTGGGCCAAGTTCACCATCAACATCCTCTCTGTCTACAAGTGCCGTGATGAGCGGGTCAAGCGTGGTGACAACGTCTTGTGGATCCACCTCAAAGACCTGTCCTGCAAGTGCCCCAAGATCCAGATCAGCAAAAAGTACCTGGTCATGGGGATCAGTGAAAACTCCACCGACCGGCCGGGACTGATGGCCGACAAGAACAGCCTTGTCATCCAGTGGCGGGACGCCTGGACACGCCGCCTTCGGAAACTGCAGCGGCGGGAGAAGAAGGGGAAGTGTGTGAAGCCCTGA